The Solanum pennellii chromosome 7, SPENNV200 DNA segment AGTTATGGTTATTTGAAGTTAAcccaaaactttgaagaactagAATGACTTGAATGTTTATCTCTTTGGTTTTTCTTGGAGCTCAAGGtacatctagtgaccttaacactaaaaaaaattaaattcttttgtAAAATATTACTCATAACGAAGGATGGTTCGAGTCTTAGCTCAAAAATTTTCTGGTGTGTTACAGGACATTTTTTAACACTATTGATAAAAAGAGATTCTTCTTAAAGGCATATATCAAAATAGAGATTTTGCTAATTTTGGGTGTattatcaaaaacaaatttaattccgTCAGTCACCTCTAAAACCTAAAACAAATATTACACAAATTTTAAAGGTTCCCCACAAATgaaaaaactataatttttttatgaactttgtttgtgaaattatttctttctttgacaataaatatggatttataactttatatttttttcatttatcttttatttttttctatttattttttataagagGTCATAAGAGAAATCGTTGTCCCCGTCgacttcaattttttataagaaaatcatgatttatgtatcaaaaaGACTTTACCAAACACTTTAAAATGAGACATGATATAGCTTCACGTGAAAAGTTAAGCAAAGAAAATGTAGTTGCCCATTTGTGAGTGAACTACCTTTAAATTttgtatgatattattttttggattttggtggTTGACGGACTTGAATTTGTCTGTCACAATATTCCCACATATGAGATAAAAGTATCCATTTTGATTGATGCTTTTAGAGAGGGACCCTTTTGGtctataatttttgaaaagtgtTTGGTTTTTAGCTGGActcttttaaaaaagttaacaaAAAGTGAGACACTTACTAATTTTTATTTGGTCTAATATAAACCTAAATAACCtacaattaaaatagaatatgCATATTTAGATATCTTTTGACCACAAATTTTCAAGTGCTTTTGataagtcatttttgggtttAGTCTTGCTATGCAACTAGGTAAAGAGCCTGCGCTTCGCCCGGGGTGTAATTTCATTGTTTTTAGTAATGTATTTAGTGGTGAGTGAtatattttgcttttttttttatattttcgaATTTATACATAATCTTTCTAAGCATCATATGGTAGTACTGCAATGTATACACAATGCTGAAGTGTTATGCATGTCAgggatgttttttttttgtttttcctgTGAAAAGTATTATTTATGATGTATATGTAAATAAACCAATTCATCTATATTTTTGGCTTTCTGTTGTTTTACACGTTTTACTGTACGTGCTCAATGTGGATTTTGGGTGCATTTGGAACTTCATGTCGTCTTAATTCTTACTTGTTGAAGTTGTGTACCTCAGAATTGCTATAGTGTATTGTCATATGCAGTAAAATAGTATCACGTCAGATTTAGCATGTAATGTCAATGTAAGAGGACATAATATTCCGCATCAATTGCAAGTTATGTATTTTAACAAAATCATATATTGCATACGAAAAGTACAACTTGTCCGCCTGAACTGTAGCATCTCGCAATTTTAAATAACTAGGAATAAGCTTCGAAGtggaaataattaaaatcatgaaatttgtttaagttaggaaaagttgagtttttggtcaacttcaaacgaccataaatTCTAGCTCAAGATTAGTTAGATGTACCTCCATATATGGTTGGAAGCTCTTGGAATAATATTTCCAACACCGCCAAGTTTATGTGATTTCGAGTTCATATGAGTGAGTTATTCCCTTTAAAAATTGGATTGTTGGAATAAGGAAAGTTCAATCCATATTTTGAAGGGGTAagttggtcttttccttacccaattatctaattttacttttgggtAATTAATTGGGGGCTAAACTGATCTTAGTCACCTTACGCTTTTAGAAAacaagttagggttttgagagaagagaaaaaagaagagaaaagagaagaaaggagaagaacATCCAAGGTTCGTCAATATCATCATGATTTGCTTGTATATTTCCTCGGGGGTGATCtctacaaggtatgtgagatcacatagcgTTGGGTTAGTTCATCCACGCGCCAATCATGATTTAATTCAGTGAAATATGCTTATTTTGAAAGTGAATTCGTTGAGCTCTTGATGATATTCGTTTGAATTCCTATAggttgtgttgttgaagtttcttgaggtttgattcatgtttccggGTGGAATATCAGGTTGAATCAATCATACACTGAGATTATAAGTGATTCCAAGTGTTTGGGGGAAAGCGGttgaagtttagagggtttagagatgaaaaatgaagggaaAGTCAGGGATTTTCTGGGCAAGGCTTGGCGCGCCGGGCCTACCAGATCGACACAAAAGTTCCTTTGAACTTTGGGATTCGGCGCGTCGCGCCAGCCAAACAACCATAGATAGATCTTTGAACTTTGAGGGCTGGTGCCCCGCGCCTCTCAAAGCTCTAGGGACGCAAGTTCTCCCCATTTCTTTCCCACCTTATCATACTTGTTCCTTAACAATGTACCTACATTTCCTAGTTTATTCCAACACTATAAGGTACATTTAAACATCATGAgatcatccataaatatgagatcacgaactttgaatccataattcgattcaaagaaagttaagatcaaagtcaagagaagttaagagtcaagtctagaagttaagatcaagtcaaagcaaagtttataaagttttcaaaagtttttaacaaacattttaaccTTGCTTAAGACTCAtgtttcaagtcaagtaaagaataaagaGTTGATTTCACTTCTCAAAAAGctataaggaaactaagtattcccaaagagtttataaatattttcaaatttgagcAAGAAAATGGAACATTGATTCTAAGAGAGATTTTAAGCTAAGATTTGAGTAATTatttcaaaccaaagaaagatgTTTGTTTTAAGAACATAGGATCTTAGTATATTTTTGGAttaatattgagcaccgatatggggatgtgtgttcatattaacttaagtttccataaatcatgtagctATCATGGATAGtaaatgatcatactttttagatgagtCCTTAAAATGCTTtcagcatagactagtggatcaaTTTAGTAAGTTAGGTTATATACCCCCAGAAAGGTATAGGATGGTGTTTGGCAGCGTGAGGTAAGATACTataccatcacttaggctcatagtggttgttgttggttagagaatctccacataaactatattattttatgatatgagTAAGTTGAACttttattgcatttttttaacgaactaagttgctTGTACTGTTTATAAAGCTTTTCATATATGTTGAATGTGTCTTATTGCTTTATCTTGAGTTGAGTTGTTCATGAGTTGTGAAGAGCCAAGTAAAGTATATCTTTCAGAATCCTTTCAAGCCTAAATTATGTTttgcattccaactcgcatacctgtacattcaatgtacttatggaaattggcctgcatcgtctaatgatgcagacgcaggtaaccagtaTCAACATCCAGTGCCTagttgataaaaatataaaaactcagagtagttggtgagcctctttgcattccgaatgacccttttttttttatcatttcttcCTGGTTTTGAGTTGTTCGGATGATCGGGGGTTCTGTCCCAATATACCTCTTTGTTTTAGAGGATTCATATACAGATAGTTATAGTTCTTTAgtcttattcatttcatttgtaTTCGTTTAAGACTTTGGTTGCAATTTTGgataatattttgttgttaaaaGTTAAGTGTATGAGTTATACTTCTTGTGTTTatgtcttccgctgagtaagtCATCTAGGCCAAGGGTTTTCTCGGGCCAATAATGATTCTCGAGTGTCGATCATGTTCAGGATTTAGGCTCGGGACATGACATGAATATACATCTTTGTATTGGTTGCTCTAATAAAGATTTGGACGTGATTATTTAAATATTGTCTATATTATATTGAAAACTTTGTGGGCTTTTTAATTTATCCTACCCGGACGATCTTTATTTTGTGTAGGCTGGATGTCGTCGTTTGCGCGCAACTTCTGTTCTGTCCTTGTTTGTCTGCCATTTTCATCATGATTCCTTAGTTGATTCTAGTTATCTAAATGTTGGACACTGTGAAATGGAAGTAATGAAATTGTATATTTGAATGGTATTATCTGATATCACaggaaaaacataaatttataaaaatacttCACCTCTTTCTATGAGTCTAGGCCATACATTTGGAAAGACTTCTTTGTAAACAAtgtttttaattgatatttgGTCTTTTGTGTCACCATCCTCATTTAGCACAATTAATCCTTGTTACACGTGATACAACTACGTACAGTTGTCCATGTGTGAATAACTATTTTGGTAGATACAATCCTACCCGATTTAGTGATTGTCCTTGgcttttattgattttcatagCGTAACATGTGGCCAATGGAAGTTCGTACTTGTTTAACTTGAATGACTACTTTAATTCGTTAGGCGACAAAATAATTCCTGGAATTGTGATACGTGAACCAATGTTCTTACCTAAAATGATGTTTGCGCTAAGAGACCAAACACCAAGATGCGTGATGACTAATCTTATACCATTGCAAAGTCGTTCTGTTTGTTTTAGATTTCTAAGAATCATAACAGGGATTCCTACTTTTAAGTGTATGTCATGGTTAGGTATCCTTGGGAATCGCATGTTGTTGAGAAATTTAGTAGGGTACAATATATCTTCCTCGCCAGTTTTCGTGCTTGCTTTGCTCACATTATCACAACTATAATATGTTCTTACTTCCCCTAGTATCATCTTCATAATTACATCATTTAACTCATGCACCAGTTCATTTTTTGGTGTGAGTATTGCTCTTTCTTTCAAGTATTCGGGGTCACTGTACTTCTGCTAGAGAGATGGATATACCACATCAACAATTGATCCGATAGGATCGATAGATGGTTCAATGCAGACATCATGCGGCAGATTACTCATGTCCTTATTTCTAGAATCATAATTTGATCCCTCTCCAACATGAAACAAGCATTTGATGAATGTGGATATTTTTGCCCCCTCAATTCCTATTATTTTACCATGACTCAAACGCATATTCTCCTTCAATtcataaattgagaaaaaggGCCACAAGTGAGAGGAGTTCAGGGTTGTGTCAACAATGTTAGAACTAGTTCCCTTTGGAACAACTAGTATTATTTGTCCGAAATCTCCACCACATACAAATGTTAGGCCCCCAAAAGGTTTGTCTGAGCTATATTTATGTCTGTCTCGGAGGATGTCCCTCAAGATCTTGCTGAATGCttcaaaacataatttatttgcCATTGGTGTTTAAATCCCAAATAATTAGGGAAATTTTGTTCAGATGTTCGGCTTGTTGGCTCCCTTGTTTTATTTCACAGGTTGTTTCTGGAGTGACATCCAATGGAATATGAAACCATGAATGTGTCGTCCTTCCATTTGGTAATAAAGATGCTGCTATACCAGAAGTCGCAATGGGGAGAACAATTTTTTATTGTGATCGGAGGTGTGAAATTATTGTATTCCACTGAAATGTGTTGTGAGTACCACCATGGCCATGAATGAATATTAATTTGCCTTCTATAAGCCAGGAGTTTACAACTATTTAATTGTGCATAGGATTTTGCATTCTCCTATTTTAGGGGATCTTTGTCATAGTTGAGCTCCTCATTTATTCGGCGGTAGCCTACAGTGCAAAGTAACAAAGAATCTGGAAGGGGCATTCCATCTATGTCTTTCAAACTTTTGCCTATATTTAATAGGATATTTTCAATCTCAACCAATGTGTATACCTCAATTTTCTTATCATTTAATTGTAAATCTTTCATGGGCAATCTCTTTCTATGATTTGCTGCTATATTTTCTGATAATATTCATAGTTATTCTTCCATAGTTGTCTTACATCTGACATTCGACAGTGCTTAAGAATTGTTACAAAGAGATGTCTAAACTCATTTCCAGTGGCCCAACCTGAAGCCTCCACCAAGGAGTCACTCCATTCTTTATTACCATCTAATAAGCCTAATGCGTAGCAGGCCTGTCAATAGATTTTATGCTCTACTCCAATGACCGTTCTCATGCTTTGAAGGAAGTGCACCATTTGTCAAAATTAAGCAGCATGCGCATCTATAAACATTCTCCACTGGCTAGGTGGGCAAAGTCGATTCTCCCAATTGCTCTTCCCTTCTGCCTCAATTCTCCCAATTGTTCTTCCCTTCTGCCTCATGGTCCATTTTCTTAGCATTACATACCCATCCTTTTGGAAAATCTGAATATGTCATCTCTCTAGCATCCACACTTTCTTTGTTTGTCTCAAATCAGTCTAtggatttagtttttttttatattaggtCTTCTCACAACGCATGCAACTCGGCTTGATTCTTCAAATATTATAGTGTTTTgtccttttaaattttaaggTGACTGCTCAACAGCTGGTTCCTGTGATGTATGTCAAATTGAAAAATCCTCCAACAAGCTTTTGTAGCCAATATATATCTGCAGTCTAGGTATTTTTTAATCTCATCATTGTCTATTGTACTTTCTGTATTTtctattattgttgttgctcTATCATACCCTTGATGAACATACTTAAATAGGTTTTTCACAGACCTTTAGTAATTTCATGCTTCAACAATTATATGTGCATCAAATCAGACAAGCAAGTTCCTGTTGTATGGAACTACATATTTGTTGTCTAATTAGGCTCCACTTTTTATAACttcattgtatttattttggaaaTGTTTTGTGCACTTTCTTTGTTTCATACATGGGTATTTCATTTCAAGTCTCCATATGGTCCAtgaatcataaaattttgactGCATTATAGCCAGTTAGGTCTTCTGCAACATCATGGATTTCTAATGATATTATTCTGTTAATATGATCTCCCGACGTGGTTTTTAATATTTCATGCAGGAAGAGCAGTATGTGAGCATGTGATAATCCTCTTTCTAGATCTCAATTCTATATATTCCTGCATATAAAGTTGTGGTGTTCAATGATTTGGACGATTGTTTATTAAAGTAATCTGCGTGTATAATGGAATGCATAGTCTTTGTTATTGTAACACTATGTTGTTGAGTCTGGGTATTGCACAACTATAGTGgaatgtaatttaaaatatgtaatacaTTGTACTTACATGCAACAAATTTTCCAAAGGGATTTTGCTTTTTAAGATGTTGCAATACCTGAAACAACTTAATCTGGAAAACTCTACATATGATGTCCACCCGGCTAGCatccttctcttttttttttgtgacatCAAGCATTGCATTTGGTTTATTTCCGGCCATTTTGGGTTGCAAATGAAAGTCAGGAACAAATCTGGGTAACCAGCCCACCTGCATATTGACATTGCATCTTGAGAATTTGGTGTCCTGTATCGTGGTCCACCAATGCCCGACGAAGGTAGTATGATTGTTTTTCTAACCCTAATGTTGAGTTTGCTTTTAGTTATTGTagccattttttaaaaataataacctaCCTAGTTTTaagatgaatttgaattttaaatatttgttaggttattttattttttgaggttatttagtttttttaaattcttgttatgaagattttcTGCAGATTATGTTATCAAGTTGGCTATCTAAATTcctattttgattaataaaaaattgagaGAGATGCAATCTTTTGTGCGgtccattttttcaaaaacactAACAGTGGTATAAAAAGCTTCATTGATCTTAAGAGATTTGTGAAATCTTCAAAAGAACTGTCATACATTATCAACCCTAACAGCTACCTTTTTAACGCATTAGAGCTACCCATTTTAACCCATCAAGGCTACTTTATTCCTGCCCTGCTTTTTTCAACGCACATgcttttctaaattattttaaaccaAATAATGGAAAACAACAGTCTCTCTTTGAATGCTTCGAAAAAATTTCATTGGTGAAAACTATCAGATTTGGTCAGTgaaaatgagaaatcatatcTGCAAACATATGATCTGTGGAAAGTTATAATAGAAGATATACCCTTATAACATCTCCTTGCAAATCCTACTTGCTCAAATTAAAGCTCATTCGgatgaaaaaatcaaaaaagtcAAAGCCAAAACTGTAATTCAAAATGCAGTTGCGTatttattttgttcaaaaaatCATTGCTTGTGAGACGGCAAAAAAAGCTTGAGATAATTAAAAAAGGAATATCAAGGAAGTGACTGAGTCGgacaaattaatatttttaatgtgaAAAGAGAATTCGAATCTCTAAGGGGGCAAGAGAATGAAACTATTGTCAAGTATTTTGACAAGATTTCTTTTATCGTTAATAAAATTAGGTTGCTTGATTTCAAAGATGACATAATAGTAGAAAAAATTCTTGTCACGATTCCAGAGAGATgcgaatttaaaatttcatctttGGAAGAGTCTAATAGCTCTCTACTATTTCTATTGAAGAACTAATAAGTGTTCTTCAAGCACAAGAACAAAGAAGAGCCTTCAGGCAAGATAATAATACTTACGGTGCATTTTATGcacaaaacagaaaaaaaaaagataattatccTCTTTGCAAAtacttcaaaagaaaaacacacttggaaaaaatttattgatgGACACCGAATGCAATATGTGGAAATTGCAAACAAGTTGGTCATGTCACAAAAGTTTGAAAGCTTAAGAACAATCTTCAAGCACAAGTTGTAGAAGCAGAAATCGAGgtataaacaaatttttttaattgtagtATCAAAAGCAAAAGAGGAGTGTTGAGTTTTCTTTTAGTTACTgcaatcatttttaaaaaataataagctACCTAGTTTTagaatgaatttgaattttaaatatttgttaggTTATCTTAATTGTTGAGATTATTTAGGCTTTTTAAACTCTTGTTATGAACATTTTCTGCCGATTATGTTATCAAGTTTGCTATTTAAAGCcctattataattaataaataattgagaGACATTTCAATCTTTTGTGCTCCccctttttttaaaacactAAAACTTAAAACAATCAGAATCTCTCCGAACAATAGTATCCATCAACCGCCAAATAAATTTGTGCGacttttgtttaattatttcgGATATACCaaaatctttcttcttcaatttccaTATAATTATCCACAATGTATTGCTGCAAAACCTTCCAACTTGTCGAAGAGTGTGTCCCTCTTTTGTCCATTGTTGTATTCGGAAGCAATAATATTGCCTCATGCTCAATTTGTTAGTACATCCCGACTAAATTCCAAGCCTATATCTATTTTCACCATATGGGTGTATTAATGGGTAAGTCATGAAATTACTAAAGTAGAGAGGAAAAAAGTGGGCGCACAATAAAATTTAAGTGCTCTCGGCGCACAGTAGCAAGGCAGCAATTGTGACCGGAAAGTGTTTCCAAACGGCTCGCCGACGGCAACAACCGCATACACAACCACCCAAAATAGTTACACCTTTTCAGGGAAGGAGCAGCAGCTCACGCCTCTCACATTTGGGAATGTTTTACCCCCAAAATCTTGTGTTATTGTTGAGAAACTGATGATAGCAGCTTGGAAGATATGATTCATGTGGAAAATGTAGTTGGGAAGGACACTCCGAAGAGATGACTATATTTCTCTGATGATGGCACGTCTACCCATCCTACCCCAGCTATGATGGAACCTGCTCGAGGAAATCGCAGTATGGTAAGCTCCTAAATTTCATTCCTCCTACGATTAAGGAAGGTGTTATTACACTTCAAATAGAGCAAGAGGATATTTGTTTGCAAGTTAAAGAATGGGAAACAACTTTAATTGGAAATGTGGGGATAACCCATATGAAGAGCAATTGACAGAGTATGCAAAGAAGGTTTGGGGTTTTTGTTAAGGTACCAAAAGTGCTATATCATGATGATGGGTACTATTATCTTTAAGTTTCATACAATTGCTGAGAAGGAGAATGTATTGCAAGCCGACCTTATTTCTATGGGAATAAACctctgattttgaaaaattgggaactagattttgaatttgatagTGATATGCTTAGTCAAATCCCAATTTGGGTTAAACTTCCCAGTTTATCTGTTGGATATTGGTCTGCAAAGGCACTGAGTAAGATTGCTGGTGCAATTGGGAAACCGTTGTATACAGATGGATATACTGCCATGGCTGAGAAGATTTCCTACGCAAGGATCCTGATTGAGGTGAATATTTCGAAGACTTTGCCAGATGAAATCGTAATTGAAACCTCCTCTGGACCTTGGAACCAATCCATTGAGCATGAGTGGAGACCCAAATTTTTCGACCACTGATTAGTACATATGGAAGATGAATGTTGGTAAAATGAGACTCCGAATGAAGGTGACACTAACATACATCAAGTAGTGAATACACTGAAGCGTGACAAAGGCAAGAGGAAAACAGACAGAAAAAGAATGATTGCTAAATGGATACCTATTCAAGTTAAAAATCACGAGCTGCTACAACAAGATCCTGAATGTGAGAAGGAACATGAGGTATCAAACCACCTCTTGCACCGGACCCTGGACAAAGGAGTGGAAAACAACATGTTGAGGATGGCACTGAATTGGACAATCAGATGCAAATGGAGAAAAGTGCTGGCAACTACATGGCATTCCTACCTACATGATCATCTCTACATGGAACATTAGAGGCCTTAACAAAGGCTACAAACAGAAGGAAGTTAAACTTTTTCTGAATAAACATAGAATAGATTTATTTAGTCGTCTTGAAACAAGGCTAAAATAGCATAAAGCACCCTCAATAACAAGGAAAATAGCTCAAGCTTGGCAGGCTGTGCATAATTATAATGGTGATAGCAATGGAAGGATTTGGCTGCTGTGGAAGGCACACTTGAAGGTACATATCCTTGAAGTCCATGAACAATATATCCATTGTCTGGTTGAAGATCCGGGAGTGCAGATTAGCTTGTATGTTACTATTGTTTATGCTAGGAATGAGATGCAGAAAAAGAGGGATTATGGCATGATATAATGAAAAGTACTCTTCAACAACAAATTCCTTGGATTTTAAGTGGTGATTTTAATAGTGTCTTGGGGTCAGAAGATAGGTTGGGTCCCCAGTATCAATGCAGGAGATTTAGGGCAAAGTGCAATTGATCACCTGCAACTAACAAAAATCAGGGCTACTGGATGGCATTTCACTTGGTGCAATATGCAGGTTAAGGAGAATAGGGTCTATAGCAAGATTGACTGGGCATTTCGGAATATACATTGGTTACAGCAATGTGACATGTAGAAGCTGAATTTCTAAACCCCTCGATATCTGACCATTCTCCTATCTTGATAAAGTGTAAGAAGCAGCCAAATATCCATCCCAGACCATTCAGATTCTATACCAATATGCTGGAGCACTCTGATTTCTCGGATACTCTAAAAAATGCATGGGGAGGTAGTGATAGGGAGTGCACTATGATGAAAGTTTGGAGGAAACTTAAGCAATTTAAAATGCAATGCAAGGACATGAATGCATTTATGGCTTCCTATGAACAAAAACTGAAAGCATTGAGGGTAAAACTTGGAATCTTGCAAACATTTTTACAAACTAGCAATCTAGATCATAGTACCATAGAGCAGGAGAAGCAAATTTTACTAGAGATTGAGAAGTGGAGTAATATTGAAGATATTGCACTTAGACAAAAGGCTCGAGCAATTTGGATAGATCATGGGGATGCTAACACTAAGTACTTTCATGCCCAATGGAAGATCAGCTCCAGCCATAATTCCATCTCATCCATTCATACTGATGCAGGGATAAAATTGACTGATCCTAGGCAGATAAAGGAGGATTTTATTGGTGTATCCAAGGGACTGATGGGGACAAAAGCTACTGAGCTAAGAGGAGTGAATACTGAAGTGGTTAGGAAAGGAGTATGTCTTTCTATCTTGCAACAGAGAG contains these protein-coding regions:
- the LOC107025002 gene encoding uncharacterized protein LOC107025002 — encoded protein: MIAKWIPIQVKNHELLQQDPECEKEHEQWKDLAAVEGTLEEAEFLNPSISDHSPILIKCKKQPNIHPRPFRFYTNMLEHSDFSDTLKNAWGGSDRECTMMKVWRKLKQFKMQCKDMNAFMASYEQKLKALRVKLGILQTFLQTSNLDHSTIEQEKQILLEIEKWSNIEDIALRQKARAIWIDHGDANTKYFHAQWKISSSHNSISSIHTDAGIKLTDPRQIKEDFIGVSKGLMGTKATELRGVNTEVVRKGVCLSILQQRELLKISPQ